One Tamlana carrageenivorans genomic region harbors:
- a CDS encoding terminase gpP N-terminus-related DNA-binding protein → MAKRGRMTAVERDYKMSQGRQLYVKGFSLPNISEIIGVGEKTLRDWRDSDNWEEEKELAALKPSNIRRLTLKCALAIEKGEALPYKADDISKIVAAFDRITDSRKKAVYTMESLDGFCEFQTELAAKSKGAKRDDILDSLKAVRVQFDKYITQLLQHD, encoded by the coding sequence ATGGCAAAACGAGGTAGAATGACCGCTGTTGAGCGCGATTATAAAATGAGTCAAGGCAGACAGCTTTATGTAAAAGGATTTTCATTACCCAATATTTCTGAAATTATTGGTGTTGGCGAAAAAACATTACGCGACTGGCGCGATAGCGATAATTGGGAGGAAGAAAAAGAACTGGCTGCCTTGAAACCTTCAAACATTAGAAGGCTTACTCTAAAGTGCGCTCTCGCCATTGAAAAAGGCGAAGCATTACCTTATAAAGCCGACGATATTTCAAAAATTGTAGCAGCATTTGACCGTATTACAGATAGCCGAAAAAAAGCGGTGTACACTATGGAAAGCTTAGATGGGTTCTGTGAATTTCAAACCGAACTGGCCGCCAAAAGTAAAGGTGCTAAACGTGATGATATCTTAGATAGCTTAAAAGCTGTACGCGTGCAATTTGATAAATACATAACGCAATTGTTACAACATGACTAA
- a CDS encoding oxidase, translating to MTDILIDTNNELIIENGDFVIGLSDEQHQKHIIIANKGEYKESPEVGVGIQQMLNNDEFTASLIEIKKQLEYDGMTVNNVSYNPDGKLFIDGQY from the coding sequence ATGACGGACATACTTATAGACACAAATAATGAGCTTATTATTGAAAATGGCGACTTTGTTATAGGCCTTTCCGATGAGCAACACCAGAAACACATAATCATTGCAAATAAGGGGGAATATAAAGAGTCTCCAGAGGTGGGTGTAGGCATTCAACAAATGCTAAATAATGATGAATTTACCGCTTCATTAATTGAAATTAAAAAGCAACTGGAGTATGATGGTATGACTGTAAACAATGTAAGTTATAACCCAGATGGTAAATTATTTATAGACGGACAATACTAA